A single genomic interval of Nostoc commune NIES-4072 harbors:
- a CDS encoding cold shock domain-containing protein, which produces MKWFGGFNNQTGQINDYGFVECQGKGDIWVHRTEIYCSESDLKEGTLVKFELRIYGNGYRASNLHLLNLSE; this is translated from the coding sequence ATTAAATGGTTTGGTGGTTTCAACAATCAAACAGGTCAAATAAATGATTATGGATTTGTAGAATGTCAGGGAAAAGGTGATATATGGGTGCATAGAACAGAAATATATTGTTCAGAATCTGATTTAAAAGAAGGAACACTAGTAAAGTTTGAATTAAGAATATATGGTAACGGATATAGAGCAAGCAATTTGCACTTACTTAATTTAAGTGAATAA
- a CDS encoding DUF655 domain-containing protein, with product MQLISKRRYFLYIFLLIFPLAACQRVQSFNQRLQPLPQDPLVQVYFNHSESSEYKESYRQQTRLGDDLEKQIVDVITQAKSTVDVAVQELRLPKVAQALADRQKAGVKVRIILENTYSRPWSSLTSAEVGKLDKREQERYNEFRKFIDINQDNQLSPAEINQRDALIVLQNAKIPWIDDQADGSAGSSLMHHKFVIVDNRIVIITSANFTLSDTSGDFTNSSSLGNANNLLQIDSAELASLFTQEFNVMWGDGPGGKPDSQFGLQKPMRLPKQITLGDTKITVQFSPTSPTQPWSNSSNGLIGKTLDSATKSVDMALFVFSDQLLANILEKRHQQSVQIRALIEPQFAYRPYSEALDMMGIALSNKCKYEIDNHPWQNPITTVGVPVLPKGDLLHHKFGVIDNQTVITGSHNWSDAANNGNDETLVVIESPIVAAHYVREFARLYAKVKPGLPPGIQEKIKVEQTQCPQIKSSSSSELQAIKKININTASLEELRTLPGVGKKLAQRIIISRHQQKFTSLQDLERVPGVSARTVQKWSDSLIW from the coding sequence GTGCAACTTATCTCTAAACGAAGATATTTTTTATATATCTTTTTACTGATATTTCCCCTTGCTGCTTGTCAACGAGTCCAGTCTTTCAATCAGCGTCTACAACCTTTACCACAAGATCCGTTAGTTCAAGTTTACTTTAACCATTCGGAGTCTTCAGAATACAAAGAATCTTACCGCCAGCAAACTCGCCTTGGGGATGATTTAGAAAAACAGATTGTCGATGTTATTACACAAGCTAAGTCTACAGTAGATGTGGCGGTGCAAGAATTACGTTTACCCAAAGTTGCCCAAGCACTGGCTGATAGACAAAAAGCCGGGGTAAAAGTTAGGATAATTTTAGAAAATACCTATAGCCGACCTTGGAGCAGCTTAACATCTGCTGAAGTAGGTAAGTTAGATAAAAGAGAACAGGAACGTTACAACGAATTTCGAAAATTTATCGATATTAACCAAGATAATCAACTCAGTCCAGCAGAAATAAATCAAAGAGATGCTTTGATAGTTTTGCAAAATGCCAAAATTCCCTGGATAGATGATCAAGCGGATGGTTCAGCAGGTAGCAGTTTGATGCACCACAAATTTGTGATTGTGGATAATCGCATTGTAATTATTACTTCAGCCAATTTTACTTTAAGCGATACCTCTGGTGATTTTACAAATTCTAGCAGTTTAGGTAATGCCAATAACTTATTGCAGATTGACAGCGCAGAATTAGCATCTTTATTTACACAAGAGTTTAATGTCATGTGGGGAGATGGCCCAGGAGGTAAGCCGGATAGTCAATTTGGTTTGCAAAAACCGATGCGTTTACCTAAACAAATAACTTTAGGTGACACCAAAATTACTGTGCAGTTTTCGCCTACTTCTCCAACTCAACCCTGGAGTAACAGTAGTAATGGTTTAATTGGCAAAACTTTAGATTCAGCAACCAAATCTGTTGATATGGCGTTATTTGTGTTTTCTGATCAGCTTCTTGCCAATATCTTAGAAAAACGTCATCAACAAAGTGTGCAAATTCGCGCTTTAATTGAACCACAATTTGCCTATCGTCCCTATAGTGAGGCATTGGATATGATGGGGATTGCTCTCAGTAACAAATGTAAATATGAAATTGATAACCATCCTTGGCAAAATCCAATTACAACCGTAGGTGTACCTGTGTTACCCAAAGGCGATTTATTACATCATAAATTTGGTGTTATTGATAATCAAACAGTAATAACAGGTTCTCATAATTGGTCGGATGCTGCCAATAATGGTAATGATGAGACGCTTGTAGTGATTGAAAGTCCCATAGTTGCTGCCCATTATGTGCGCGAATTTGCTCGTCTTTATGCCAAAGTTAAACCCGGCTTACCACCAGGAATTCAAGAAAAAATTAAAGTAGAACAAACACAGTGTCCACAGATAAAAAGTTCTTCATCAAGTGAACTACAAGCAATTAAAAAAATAAATATTAACACTGCAAGTTTAGAAGAATTAAGAACTCTTCCTGGTGTGGGTAAGAAGTTAGCACAACGAATAATTATTAGCCGTCACCAGCAAAAATTTACATCTTTACAAGACTTGGAAAGAGTTCCAGGAGTGAGTGCTAGAACTGTACAAAAATGGAGCGATAGCTTGATTTGGTAG
- a CDS encoding pentapeptide repeat-containing protein, with protein sequence MSTYLSQVWQLLRNYVRDIRLEEMPKTTSVKTEAVLPLGKSIKEPYKSIKFAQDNLQEDLWSQRLQESLEKWTILKSGLTDKVGDGASDTLPCGFCFRVCDRQMHKEIYDLLGNGALKPEIVNQLMESVVTGQKIRPELLFWRLEDFYHRWCQGEFIDGTPDDNLPQKTMLKLAAQNIAIGLRQVDIYTGLNVLILLLELHRYAQERDQLKQKIIFYPSAQPDTDNFFTSQLLRIINYSDALEIGNFSSIVGQFLRGGNFKGAYLGDANLTGADFRGADLSLAYLGDANLTGVNFSGANLSGANLGDANLSGANLSGANLTGADLSSTNLSGANLSCANLSCANLNRADLSSTNLNRADLNRADLNRADLSSTNFSHADLSNAILFGANLSEANLRSANLNHADLCRADLSGADLSHAILNGTNLSDTILFSTNLSDAILIAADLSYAKLNGAKLNDARLNGAMFLGADLSGVDLSRVILNEADLSGVILSEADLSGADLTDAILFGTDFSYANLNSANLSGSNLSGAILNGADLSHSNLSYAILGGADLSDANMEKMTWGKKQQWEGVRGLETAVNVPEALKEELGLN encoded by the coding sequence ATGTCAACATATTTATCTCAAGTTTGGCAACTGCTGAGAAATTATGTGAGGGATATAAGGTTAGAAGAGATGCCAAAGACCACATCTGTAAAAACCGAAGCAGTGTTACCTCTAGGAAAAAGTATTAAAGAACCTTATAAAAGCATTAAATTTGCTCAAGATAATTTACAGGAAGATTTATGGTCTCAAAGACTGCAAGAAAGCTTAGAAAAATGGACAATACTAAAGAGCGGTTTGACTGATAAGGTCGGCGATGGGGCATCAGACACACTACCTTGTGGATTCTGCTTTAGAGTGTGCGATCGCCAGATGCATAAAGAAATTTATGATTTACTGGGCAATGGAGCGTTAAAACCAGAAATAGTCAACCAACTAATGGAATCGGTTGTTACTGGTCAAAAAATTCGCCCAGAACTGCTTTTTTGGCGGCTAGAAGATTTTTATCATCGCTGGTGTCAGGGAGAATTTATCGATGGGACACCAGATGATAACCTACCTCAGAAAACAATGTTAAAGCTAGCGGCGCAAAATATTGCGATCGGGCTAAGACAGGTAGACATATATACAGGGCTAAACGTACTAATTTTACTGTTAGAGTTACACCGCTACGCCCAAGAGCGAGATCAACTCAAACAAAAAATTATCTTCTATCCATCTGCTCAACCAGACACAGACAATTTTTTCACATCCCAACTATTACGGATTATCAACTATAGCGATGCCCTGGAAATTGGCAATTTTAGCAGTATAGTCGGGCAATTTCTCAGAGGCGGCAACTTTAAGGGTGCTTACCTGGGCGATGCCAACCTGACTGGGGCAGACTTTAGGGGTGCTGACCTAAGCCTTGCTTATCTTGGAGATGCCAACTTAACTGGCGTAAACTTCAGTGGTGCCAACCTAAGCGGTGCTAACCTCGGCGATGCCAACCTGAGTGGTGCAAACCTAAGCGGTGCAAACCTCACTGGTGCCGACCTCAGTAGTACCAACCTTAGTGGTGCAAACCTTAGTTGTGCAAACCTTAGTTGTGCCAACCTCAACCGCGCCGACCTTAGCAGTACTAACCTCAACCGCGCCGACCTCAATCGCGCCGACCTCAACCGCGCCGACCTCAGCAGCACTAACTTTAGCCATGCCGACCTAAGTAACGCTATCCTTTTCGGTGCGAATCTGAGTGAAGCCAACCTCCGCAGCGCCAACCTTAACCATGCTGACCTCTGTCGTGCCGACCTCAGTGGTGCTGATTTGAGTCACGCTATCCTTAACGGTACTAACCTTAGTGACACAATTCTTTTTAGTACCAACCTTAGTGATGCCATCCTCATCGCTGCTGACCTCAGCTATGCCAAACTTAACGGTGCCAAGCTTAACGACGCCAGACTCAATGGTGCAATGTTCTTAGGCGCAGACCTCAGTGGTGTAGACCTGAGTCGGGTAATCCTCAATGAAGCCGACCTCAGTGGGGTGATTCTTAGCGAAGCCGACCTCAGTGGTGCCGACCTCACCGACGCTATCTTGTTCGGTACAGACTTCAGCTATGCCAACCTTAACAGTGCTAACCTCAGTGGCAGTAACCTCAGTGGTGCTATCCTCAATGGTGCGGATCTCAGCCACAGTAACCTAAGTTACGCCATTCTCGGTGGTGCTGACCTTAGCGATGCCAATATGGAAAAAATGACCTGGGGTAAAAAGCAGCAGTGGGAAGGTGTGCGGGGATTAGAGACAGCAGTTAATGTGCCGGAGGCGTTGAAGGAAGAACTGGGATTGAATTGA
- a CDS encoding DUF1294 domain-containing protein, with translation MKPVLRKGQLTTWKDDKGFGFIRSSDGNQDVFLHITALKETNHRPQVGDVICYQLTVDKNGRVHACNAFIEGVVSKPILKTSPSSIEKVTFKPIAKYSLIFEVLLLSLLPGLGAINFALTTFNPIPLILYPVMSFITFVQYADDKYRAKQGRWRISEKRLHLCEFMGGWLGAFIAQRRLRHKSSKVSYQVVFWVIVAIHIVFWLDWLFFGKQLVSLFLSSVFRG, from the coding sequence ATGAAACCTGTTTTGCGTAAAGGTCAACTAACAACATGGAAAGATGACAAGGGCTTTGGCTTTATCCGCTCCAGTGATGGCAATCAAGACGTTTTTCTTCATATCACTGCACTCAAAGAAACAAATCATCGTCCCCAAGTTGGTGATGTGATTTGCTATCAGCTAACGGTTGATAAAAATGGAAGAGTTCATGCTTGCAACGCCTTTATTGAGGGAGTTGTATCCAAACCTATACTGAAAACCTCACCTTCTTCAATAGAGAAAGTAACATTTAAACCTATAGCAAAATATTCTTTAATATTTGAGGTGTTGCTTTTATCATTATTACCAGGTTTAGGAGCAATAAATTTTGCATTAACGACTTTCAACCCAATCCCTCTGATTCTCTATCCTGTAATGAGTTTTATTACTTTTGTACAGTATGCAGATGATAAATATCGTGCAAAGCAGGGGCGTTGGAGAATATCAGAAAAGAGATTACATTTATGTGAATTTATGGGTGGATGGTTGGGGGCATTTATCGCCCAACGAAGATTACGCCACAAAAGTAGCAAGGTTTCATACCAAGTTGTATTTTGGGTAATAGTAGCTATTCACATTGTATTTTGGTTGGATTGGCTTTTCTTTGGGAAACAACTGGTGAGTTTATTTCTTAGCAGTGTTTTTAGAGGATAG
- a CDS encoding zinc-dependent metalloprotease, translating to MKNRLTFYMILLHGLFLGIATANAKSPFVNIDKLSVNDKAVTVVKAVVPAKSGEKSNSQLTTEISSTKTSALSLNNINIPQEKRLPSRQVWVVNQNKHAQPQPFIWVVKDLKKAGQQPFLQVAKPAEKPKPSKTPTKDDLEPFDEVIKDTQKSGGLFTLYRNKEKNKIYLEIKPEQLNKNYLATATLESGIGERGIYSGMPLQDFLFYFQRVDDKLNFVIRNVNFRTREGDPQVRSLTRSFSDSVLYSISLKSIHPQRKTLLIDLGDLLLTDLGGLSASLGVPATTDQSYFGTAKAFPQNLEIESVLNFSGDGKGESEVASFASLADNRGYTLRVHYSLSQLPDKDYRPRLADDRIGYFITAYQDLSKDDRGDSFVRYINRWDLEKQDPKAAISPPKKPIVFWIDNAVPLEYRDAIKEGVLMWNKAFLNAGFKDAIEVRQMPDDATWDPADIRYNTIRWINTVDGYFAMGPSRVNPLTGEILDADILVDASFVRALKSEYRKIVQPSQTENRSTLSALMQNRLLCANGLDAKNKGVPQQVKGQQGLLSSLSKMAGEYDLCYGMEAANQFAFGSLAMSLLPDTMATPDQVKEYINQYLRLIIAHEVGHTLGLRHNFRGSTLLPPDEMNNTEITKTKGLTTSVMDYIPPNIAPQGTKQGDYFPSMVGPYDEWAIKYGYVPIQTSTPIAEKPILSEIAAQSYKPELSYSTDEDVYDLDPTADAWDNSGNVLLYSQWQLNNSRVMWERLDKRYPMAGDSYSDVSERFSTVLGNYFQQIYYTTKYIGGQSFYRIHPSEIPSGNASEVGKGRLPFESVPVEEQRQALETLQKYLFAEDALSFSPELLNKLAPSRWRHWGSTPQVGRLDFPIHDLVLFMQGSVLRDLLSGDRLSRLKDIELKTKPENALTLPELFDTLQSGIWTEVIKPKGKPMKIASLRRGLQRQYLDILTGMVLRKEYVPEDARTLAWYKLKQLDEKLKGVNSDDEYTKAHLLETRDRIEKVLNAPLQGN from the coding sequence ATGAAGAACAGATTAACTTTTTATATGATTTTGTTACATGGTTTGTTTTTAGGAATAGCAACGGCTAACGCTAAGTCACCGTTTGTTAACATTGATAAATTATCAGTTAACGATAAGGCTGTGACGGTTGTAAAAGCCGTAGTTCCAGCTAAAAGTGGAGAGAAATCCAATAGTCAGTTAACAACAGAAATTTCTTCAACTAAAACCTCAGCATTATCGCTAAATAACATCAATATTCCTCAGGAAAAGAGGCTACCGTCACGGCAAGTTTGGGTGGTTAATCAGAATAAACATGCACAGCCTCAACCATTTATTTGGGTAGTAAAAGACCTTAAAAAAGCAGGACAGCAACCATTCTTGCAAGTTGCAAAACCCGCAGAAAAGCCTAAACCTAGCAAAACACCAACAAAAGATGATTTAGAGCCATTTGATGAAGTCATCAAAGATACCCAAAAGTCAGGGGGATTGTTTACCTTATATCGTAATAAAGAAAAGAATAAAATTTATTTAGAAATTAAGCCAGAACAACTCAATAAAAATTACCTAGCTACAGCAACCCTGGAATCGGGTATTGGCGAACGGGGTATTTATAGTGGTATGCCTCTGCAAGATTTTTTGTTTTATTTCCAACGGGTAGATGATAAATTAAACTTTGTGATCCGCAATGTTAATTTTCGCACTCGTGAGGGAGATCCCCAGGTGCGATCGCTAACCCGGTCTTTTAGTGATTCTGTTCTCTACAGCATTTCCCTTAAAAGCATTCATCCACAACGCAAAACTCTTCTTATCGACTTAGGAGATTTGCTACTGACAGATTTAGGTGGATTATCTGCAAGTTTAGGAGTTCCAGCAACCACAGACCAATCTTATTTTGGTACTGCTAAAGCTTTTCCCCAAAACTTAGAAATTGAGTCAGTTTTAAATTTTTCTGGTGACGGTAAGGGTGAGAGTGAAGTAGCAAGCTTTGCGTCACTAGCTGACAACCGTGGTTATACCTTGCGCGTCCACTATAGTCTCTCCCAACTACCTGATAAAGATTATCGCCCGCGCCTTGCTGACGATCGCATCGGTTATTTCATCACCGCCTACCAAGATTTATCCAAAGATGATCGCGGCGATTCTTTTGTCCGCTACATCAATCGCTGGGATTTGGAAAAACAAGACCCGAAAGCAGCAATTTCTCCACCCAAAAAACCGATTGTCTTTTGGATTGATAACGCTGTGCCTTTAGAGTACCGCGATGCTATCAAAGAAGGCGTTTTAATGTGGAACAAAGCCTTTCTCAATGCTGGATTCAAGGATGCAATTGAAGTCCGCCAAATGCCGGATGATGCTACATGGGACCCAGCAGATATTCGTTACAACACGATTCGCTGGATCAACACAGTCGATGGTTATTTTGCAATGGGGCCATCTCGCGTTAACCCATTGACTGGGGAAATTTTGGATGCAGATATTCTCGTAGATGCTAGCTTTGTGCGGGCACTTAAAAGTGAGTATCGCAAAATTGTCCAACCTAGCCAAACAGAAAATCGCAGTACTTTATCAGCTTTGATGCAAAATCGTCTACTTTGCGCCAATGGTTTAGATGCAAAAAACAAGGGTGTGCCACAGCAGGTAAAAGGGCAACAGGGGTTGTTGAGTAGTTTATCAAAAATGGCAGGCGAGTACGATTTATGCTACGGAATGGAAGCTGCTAACCAGTTTGCCTTTGGTTCACTGGCGATGTCACTGCTACCAGATACTATGGCCACTCCAGACCAAGTGAAAGAATATATCAATCAATATTTACGTTTAATCATCGCTCACGAAGTTGGACATACTCTTGGTTTACGCCATAATTTCCGTGGTAGTACACTATTACCACCCGACGAGATGAATAATACGGAAATTACCAAAACCAAAGGTCTGACAACTTCGGTGATGGATTATATTCCGCCCAATATTGCCCCTCAAGGAACAAAGCAGGGAGATTATTTTCCCAGTATGGTGGGGCCTTATGATGAGTGGGCGATTAAATATGGCTACGTACCAATTCAAACATCAACTCCTATAGCAGAAAAGCCAATTTTGTCAGAAATTGCTGCCCAATCCTATAAGCCAGAGTTGAGTTATTCCACAGATGAAGATGTGTATGACCTTGACCCAACTGCTGATGCTTGGGATAATAGCGGTAATGTCCTGCTTTATTCCCAGTGGCAATTGAATAATTCGCGGGTGATGTGGGAACGTCTTGATAAGCGTTACCCAATGGCTGGTGATAGTTACAGCGATGTGAGCGAACGTTTTAGCACAGTGTTGGGTAACTATTTTCAGCAAATATATTACACCACAAAATACATTGGCGGACAGTCTTTTTATCGCATCCACCCTAGTGAGATACCTTCTGGGAACGCCTCTGAAGTCGGCAAAGGCCGATTACCATTTGAATCGGTACCAGTTGAAGAACAACGACAAGCTTTAGAAACACTGCAAAAATATTTATTTGCAGAAGATGCCTTGAGCTTTTCACCCGAATTATTGAATAAATTAGCACCTTCTCGTTGGCGACATTGGGGTAGTACTCCGCAAGTTGGTCGTTTAGATTTTCCAATTCATGACTTGGTGCTGTTCATGCAAGGTTCTGTGTTGCGAGATTTGCTCTCAGGCGATCGCCTCTCTCGCCTCAAGGATATTGAACTGAAAACGAAGCCAGAAAATGCACTGACTCTGCCGGAACTATTTGATACTTTGCAATCAGGTATCTGGACAGAAGTAATCAAACCAAAAGGTAAACCAATGAAGATTGCTAGTTTGCGCCGAGGCTTGCAACGGCAATACCTGGATATTTTGACTGGTATGGTGTTGCGAAAAGAATATGTCCCAGAAGATGCCCGAACTCTGGCGTGGTATAAACTCAAACAACTAGATGAGAAACTCAAGGGGGTTAATTCAGATGATGAATATACCAAAGCGCACTTATTAGAGACGCGCGATCGCATCGAGAAAGTATTAAATGCGCCGTTGCAAGGGAATTAA
- a CDS encoding cysteine desulfurase family protein, protein MQIYLDYSATTPTRKEAIAVMQTVLTEQWGNPSSLHEWGQRAATVVEQARVQVAGLINAVDPASIIFTSGGTEANNLAIMGVARLYAVPQHIIISSVEHSAISETVKLLEMWGWEVTRLSVDVKGRVNPLDLKAALRHNTVLVSIIYGQSEVGTVQPIAELSKIVRSHGALFHTDAVQAAGRLPIDVQQLPVDLLSLSSHKIYGPQGVGALYLRPGVELMPLLGGGGQEMGLRSGTQAVPIIAGFGVAAELAAEELATETPRLIELRDRAFAQLAEIPGLIATGDSCDRLPHHISMCLEYADGEKLSGKTLVRQLNLAGIGISAGAACHSGKLSPSPILLAMGYSEKAALGGIRITLGRDTTEADIDWTVMVLKQVLQRLAPDLSLVKR, encoded by the coding sequence ATGCAAATTTATCTAGATTACAGCGCCACTACTCCCACTCGAAAAGAAGCGATCGCAGTTATGCAAACAGTCCTCACCGAACAGTGGGGCAATCCTTCCAGCTTACATGAGTGGGGGCAAAGGGCTGCAACGGTTGTGGAACAAGCCAGAGTCCAAGTTGCTGGATTAATTAACGCTGTCGATCCAGCATCAATAATCTTTACTTCTGGTGGTACCGAAGCAAATAATCTGGCGATTATGGGTGTAGCTCGGTTGTATGCTGTTCCTCAACATATAATTATCTCTAGCGTGGAGCATTCCGCAATTTCTGAAACAGTAAAGTTGCTAGAAATGTGGGGTTGGGAAGTTACGCGCTTGTCTGTAGATGTTAAAGGTAGAGTTAATCCCCTAGATTTAAAGGCGGCGTTGCGACATAACACAGTTTTAGTTTCTATCATTTACGGTCAAAGTGAAGTTGGAACTGTGCAACCGATCGCAGAACTAAGTAAGATTGTGCGATCGCATGGTGCTTTGTTCCATACCGATGCAGTCCAAGCTGCGGGACGCTTACCCATAGATGTGCAACAACTACCCGTAGACTTACTTAGCCTTTCCAGCCATAAAATATATGGGCCGCAAGGTGTAGGGGCGCTATATCTGCGTCCTGGTGTGGAATTGATGCCCTTACTGGGTGGTGGTGGACAAGAAATGGGACTGCGTTCTGGTACGCAAGCAGTACCGATAATAGCAGGGTTTGGTGTAGCAGCAGAATTAGCAGCCGAAGAATTGGCTACAGAAACACCACGGTTAATTGAGTTACGCGATCGCGCCTTTGCCCAACTAGCTGAAATTCCTGGTTTAATTGCTACAGGGGATAGCTGCGATCGTTTACCTCACCATATCAGTATGTGCTTAGAATACGCCGATGGGGAAAAACTTAGCGGTAAAACCTTGGTACGACAGCTGAACCTTGCTGGCATCGGCATCAGTGCTGGTGCTGCCTGTCACAGTGGTAAACTTAGCCCTAGTCCGATATTGTTAGCGATGGGTTATTCAGAAAAAGCTGCCTTGGGGGGAATTCGCATCACGTTGGGGCGTGATACGACTGAAGCTGATATAGATTGGACAGTTATGGTATTGAAGCAAGTTTTGCAAAGGCTAGCACCGGATTTATCTTTAGTTAAACGTTAA
- a CDS encoding ParE family toxin-like protein, whose translation MRHRASPNFWYCYRQLPSDVQEFADRCYELLKQDPRYPSLHFKKVGRFWSVRVGLHYRALAVEQDDDFVWFWIGSHAKYDKLLEY comes from the coding sequence GTGAGACACCGAGCAAGCCCAAATTTTTGGTATTGCTATCGACAGTTGCCAAGTGATGTTCAAGAATTTGCAGATCGATGCTACGAGTTACTAAAGCAAGACCCTCGCTATCCATCACTGCATTTTAAGAAAGTAGGACGTTTTTGGTCAGTACGAGTGGGTTTACACTATCGTGCGCTAGCTGTGGAGCAGGATGATGATTTTGTGTGGTTTTGGATTGGGTCACACGCAAAATATGACAAACTGTTGGAGTATTAG
- a CDS encoding antitoxin, with protein MNTAKLTTDGTHQIVILPEDFQLTGTEVYIKKIGNAIVLIAKDNPWESLIDSLDNFSDDFMTTRDQPVIDTRESF; from the coding sequence ATGAACACTGCTAAACTCACCACTGATGGCACTCACCAAATCGTTATTTTACCCGAAGACTTTCAACTTACTGGGACTGAAGTTTATATCAAAAAAATTGGTAACGCCATTGTCCTGATTGCCAAAGATAACCCTTGGGAATCCCTCATTGATAGTCTAGACAATTTTTCTGATGACTTCATGACTACTAGAGATCAGCCAGTTATTGACACTAGAGAAAGTTTTTAA
- a CDS encoding DUF1995 family protein produces MSELPNSLEDAIAQSRVAVQAALADGCTRIQVEFLFPELKFMPVAEQFLPLFTEYDSRLKIFFADAGAAALARRDWGDAPFQILDIGTGRAASLQTKIQPEDEIFLFIAPTSVEVPQLEKLCEVIGDRPLVLLNPRLEDAGTVGIGYTARKVRDRFISTIESAYYLRPVDDETAVYRCYPGQWEVWLETNDEYQRIAELPTKPSGDELDLILLKGQPQTTTDATPARKPSVFKSLQRFLKALSS; encoded by the coding sequence ATGAGTGAACTTCCCAATAGTCTTGAAGATGCGATCGCCCAATCTCGTGTAGCCGTTCAAGCTGCCCTTGCAGATGGCTGTACTCGCATACAAGTTGAGTTCTTGTTCCCAGAACTCAAGTTTATGCCGGTAGCCGAACAATTTCTGCCACTGTTTACAGAATATGATTCCCGTTTGAAGATTTTCTTTGCTGACGCTGGTGCTGCGGCTTTAGCCCGACGTGATTGGGGTGATGCACCATTTCAAATTTTGGATATTGGTACGGGAAGGGCTGCTTCTTTGCAGACAAAAATTCAGCCAGAGGATGAAATTTTCTTATTTATCGCCCCCACTTCTGTAGAAGTACCGCAGTTGGAAAAGTTATGTGAAGTAATAGGCGATCGCCCTTTAGTCTTATTAAATCCCCGCCTAGAAGATGCTGGAACTGTGGGCATTGGTTATACAGCTAGAAAAGTCCGCGATCGCTTTATCAGTACCATTGAATCTGCTTATTACCTCCGCCCTGTAGACGATGAAACCGCCGTGTATCGCTGCTATCCAGGACAGTGGGAAGTTTGGCTGGAAACCAACGACGAATATCAAAGAATTGCCGAATTACCCACGAAACCATCGGGTGATGAGTTGGATCTCATCCTTTTAAAAGGACAACCGCAAACAACAACAGATGCGACACCTGCAAGAAAGCCCAGTGTGTTTAAGAGTTTGCAACGGTTCTTAAAGGCGTTGAGTAGTTAA
- the vapC gene encoding type II toxin-antitoxin system tRNA(fMet)-specific endonuclease VapC — MRYLLDTNICIYLIKRKPQKVLDKFQTLNISDVGISSITVAELEYGVAKSQQQQKNRTALLQFLLPLEIVEFNQASATIYGSIRSNLEKRGLMIGAMDMLIASHALSLGVTLVTNNVREFSRILTLLLENWVE, encoded by the coding sequence ATGCGATACCTGCTTGATACGAACATCTGTATTTACCTCATCAAGCGAAAACCCCAAAAAGTACTGGATAAATTTCAAACCCTTAATATTTCTGATGTTGGTATCTCCTCCATCACCGTTGCCGAACTCGAATATGGAGTCGCCAAAAGCCAACAGCAACAGAAAAACCGCACCGCCCTGCTGCAATTTCTGCTACCTCTAGAAATTGTCGAATTCAATCAAGCATCTGCGACAATTTACGGCAGTATCAGAAGCAATCTAGAAAAGAGAGGACTTATGATTGGTGCAATGGATATGCTGATTGCTTCTCATGCGCTGAGTTTAGGAGTTACCCTCGTCACCAATAATGTGCGAGAGTTTTCTCGTATTCTTACGCTCCTATTAGAAAACTGGGTTGAGTAG